The Bacillus sp. DX3.1 genome has a segment encoding these proteins:
- a CDS encoding IS6 family transposase, giving the protein MGYFKGKQFKQAIILVAVGYYCRFSLSYRDVTEILKERGVSVHPTTIMRWVHEYGNLIYQIWKKKKKNVHLSWKLDETYIKVKGKWCYLYRAIDKDGHTLDIQLRKKRDNQAAYVFMKRLVKTFGEPTVLTTDKAPALLCAFKKLKEKGFYKSTVHCTVKHMNNRIEQDHRHVKRRFARSSGFQTLRHASRTIKGIETIHALYKQRRSLQIGSAFSVYNELQELLMVA; this is encoded by the coding sequence ATGGGATATTTTAAAGGAAAACAATTCAAACAAGCTATTATTTTAGTAGCCGTCGGCTACTATTGTCGTTTTTCTTTAAGCTATCGCGATGTAACTGAAATACTGAAGGAACGTGGGGTGTCTGTTCACCCAACAACCATCATGCGCTGGGTTCATGAATATGGTAACTTGATCTATCAAATATGGAAGAAGAAAAAGAAGAACGTACACTTATCTTGGAAACTGGATGAAACCTATATAAAAGTCAAAGGAAAATGGTGTTATTTATATCGTGCGATTGATAAAGATGGCCATACGCTTGATATTCAACTTCGTAAAAAGCGAGATAATCAGGCGGCATATGTCTTTATGAAAAGATTGGTTAAAACTTTTGGGGAACCAACGGTTCTGACAACAGATAAGGCGCCAGCGTTACTTTGTGCATTTAAAAAGTTAAAGGAGAAAGGATTTTACAAAAGCACCGTTCATTGTACCGTTAAACATATGAATAATCGTATAGAACAAGACCACCGACATGTGAAACGTCGTTTTGCTAGGTCATCGGGATTTCAAACTCTCCGGCATGCTTCTCGTACAATAAAAGGCATTGAAACCATTCATGCCCTATACAAACAAAGGCGAAGTCTTCAAATAGGCTCCGCCTTTTCGGTGTATAACGAATTACAGGAATTATTAATGGTTGCATAA
- a CDS encoding glycosyltransferase family 4 protein, which yields MHVLQLTTEFEPNIWGGMGRSVSNLCKDLGKITKLTIVVNDYLFGRQEIEVEEHGDYRIVWTPTISFEDLSKVIQFDTVDVVNVQIFFFKELAEQLKSLGKPIIYTVRSIEEKDLQIRGVEVLPMHLEFMKMQRDLVEMADHLIVCSASEGQMMENYFPGSMEKLSVIPNGFIEPDGRVLQNKINGDNPPTLLFVGRFTERKGLDILIEALDLAKSQVSNLKLLVVGGHSGEDDQEWLNKLLNSYDESLQKSVEYVGWVRSLKELEPYYHAADILCVPSLYEPFGNIVLEGFYYGVPVIAANVGGMAETIQHGKSGILVPPKDAHALANAIVELIENPELYMKICLEAQLRLKNIYSWRCISEKTLEILKEAAGLNLKE from the coding sequence ATGCATGTTTTGCAACTTACCACGGAATTTGAGCCTAACATTTGGGGTGGGATGGGACGAAGCGTCTCTAATTTGTGCAAGGATTTAGGGAAAATTACAAAGTTGACTATTGTGGTCAATGATTACTTGTTTGGTCGACAAGAAATTGAGGTAGAGGAACATGGTGATTATCGGATTGTATGGACACCTACTATTTCGTTCGAAGATTTGTCTAAAGTAATTCAATTTGACACCGTTGATGTTGTAAATGTTCAAATATTCTTTTTTAAGGAATTAGCTGAGCAGTTGAAGTCTTTAGGAAAACCAATAATTTATACAGTGAGGTCTATTGAAGAAAAAGATTTGCAGATTCGTGGTGTGGAAGTTTTACCTATGCATCTTGAATTCATGAAGATGCAACGTGATTTGGTGGAAATGGCCGATCATTTGATAGTTTGTAGCGCTTCAGAAGGACAAATGATGGAAAATTATTTTCCTGGATCTATGGAGAAACTTTCGGTCATTCCTAATGGTTTCATAGAACCAGATGGGAGAGTATTGCAAAATAAAATTAATGGAGATAATCCTCCAACATTACTGTTTGTAGGGCGATTTACCGAACGAAAGGGACTCGATATCCTTATTGAAGCATTAGACCTTGCTAAGTCCCAAGTATCCAATTTGAAATTGCTTGTCGTAGGTGGTCATAGTGGGGAAGATGATCAGGAATGGCTAAATAAACTTTTGAACTCTTATGATGAATCGTTGCAAAAGAGTGTAGAGTATGTTGGATGGGTTCGTTCACTGAAGGAGTTAGAACCATATTATCATGCGGCGGATATTTTATGTGTTCCAAGCTTATATGAACCTTTTGGTAATATTGTATTGGAAGGATTTTATTATGGTGTTCCAGTGATTGCAGCGAACGTAGGTGGTATGGCAGAGACAATTCAACATGGAAAAAGCGGGATTTTGGTCCCACCCAAGGATGCACATGCTTTGGCAAATGCTATTGTGGAATTGATTGAGAACCCTGAATTATATATGAAAATTTGTCTGGAAGCTCAACTACGTTTGAAAAATATATACAGCTGGCGTTGTATATCAGAGAAGACTCTAGAAATCTTGAAAGAGGCTGCTGGTTTAAACTTAAAAGAGTAA
- a CDS encoding MaoC family dehydratase N-terminal domain-containing protein, with amino-acid sequence MIKQDEEFIERNDYTFVITISSEHIAIFAEVIGEYDPVYRCKMEAMKRGLRNVPIPATYPFYLETVGIPQFEKLCKTNRIDPSMLVHAEQEYQYHGDMFAEDTITCIPTIVFKTIREMEKRCIVKIEYFNQFEEHVLSSRSTFITKIRI; translated from the coding sequence ATGATTAAACAAGATGAGGAATTTATAGAGCGAAATGATTATACATTTGTAATTACAATTTCCTCAGAACATATTGCGATTTTTGCAGAAGTTATTGGAGAGTACGACCCAGTGTACCGCTGCAAAATGGAAGCTATGAAACGTGGTTTACGGAATGTTCCAATTCCAGCGACATATCCGTTCTACTTGGAGACGGTGGGTATCCCACAATTTGAGAAACTGTGTAAAACAAATAGGATTGATCCATCCATGCTGGTACATGCTGAGCAAGAGTATCAGTATCATGGGGACATGTTTGCAGAAGATACAATTACTTGTATACCAACAATCGTGTTTAAAACGATTAGAGAGATGGAAAAAAGATGTATTGTGAAGATAGAATATTTTAATCAATTTGAAGAGCATGTACTTTCGTCTCGATCGACATTTATTACAAAAATCAGAATCTGA
- a CDS encoding MaoC/PaaZ C-terminal domain-containing protein: MEYVFPEITNSLLLKYAEASEDYNPIHISEEVAKQIGYKNVIAHGMLLMGFAHSAICNWFPEDRLEEFKIKFVNVTYPGDTLICLGRITKQVKHGGMEVIYGSFKIVDTVCSQTKCLGKFKIRQYKILKE, translated from the coding sequence ATGGAATATGTTTTTCCGGAAATAACCAATTCTTTACTTTTAAAGTATGCGGAGGCCTCAGAGGATTACAACCCAATTCATATCTCAGAGGAGGTAGCGAAGCAGATAGGGTATAAAAACGTAATTGCTCATGGGATGTTGCTCATGGGATTTGCCCATTCGGCTATTTGTAATTGGTTTCCTGAAGATAGATTAGAAGAATTCAAAATTAAATTTGTCAATGTTACCTATCCAGGTGATACTCTAATCTGTTTAGGGAGAATTACAAAACAGGTTAAGCATGGGGGAATGGAAGTGATTTATGGTTCATTTAAAATAGTAGATACTGTTTGTTCCCAGACTAAATGCCTTGGTAAATTCAAGATTAGACAATACAAGATTTTAAAGGAGTAA
- a CDS encoding aldehyde dehydrogenase family protein, translated as MQQSFTMMKPSFKEMEEKLLMKKEELIDILTEIASYRAAEEEIAVAIETLRGADEEIKHYQPAHINKVAVYHSSNVVLYSYILYGVIPSAFSKRIYIRPSKQSSEILNRIHQLLNGDGAWPIEILNLSQRKFNQHIQGSDMVIFTGRYENSLDVMEQHPNALFLYFGSGVNPFIVGPDADIEKAVKSAVDARTFNTGQDCMCPNVYFVHRSKQQEFRDKLISEVNQLTFGKRKESKAQINPIFYEGVADSISCFLSEYNNCIIYGGNVNIEDNVVEATILVSEIKSRLPANEFFGPVFNVVIYDENSEILEWLYLPENIESTMGISVFGAPLLAEVLTSQHMVAIDASLFDIESGNNAFGGYGCRANYVRFGNYHESRPLLISREVALLYGQKS; from the coding sequence ATGCAGCAGAGTTTTACAATGATGAAACCTTCTTTTAAAGAAATGGAAGAGAAGTTGTTAATGAAAAAGGAAGAATTGATTGATATCTTGACGGAGATTGCAAGTTATCGTGCAGCAGAAGAAGAAATCGCAGTTGCAATTGAGACTTTACGTGGGGCTGACGAAGAAATAAAACACTATCAACCGGCACATATCAACAAAGTAGCAGTGTATCATTCTTCGAATGTTGTACTTTATTCATATATCCTGTACGGGGTGATTCCGAGTGCATTTTCAAAAAGAATTTATATCCGTCCCTCTAAACAATCATCTGAAATATTGAATCGCATTCATCAATTACTGAATGGAGACGGTGCATGGCCAATTGAGATATTAAATCTTTCACAGCGTAAATTCAATCAACATATACAGGGATCAGATATGGTAATTTTCACTGGTCGTTATGAGAATAGCTTGGATGTTATGGAACAACATCCTAATGCACTATTTCTATACTTTGGATCGGGTGTTAACCCGTTCATAGTCGGACCAGATGCGGACATCGAAAAAGCAGTAAAATCAGCTGTTGATGCCCGAACATTTAACACTGGTCAAGATTGTATGTGCCCGAATGTATATTTTGTCCATCGCAGTAAGCAGCAGGAGTTTAGAGATAAGTTAATTTCGGAAGTAAACCAATTGACATTTGGGAAACGCAAAGAATCGAAGGCACAAATTAACCCAATCTTCTATGAGGGAGTGGCTGATAGTATATCTTGTTTTTTATCTGAATATAATAATTGCATAATATACGGTGGCAATGTAAACATAGAGGATAACGTGGTTGAGGCAACTATACTTGTATCTGAAATTAAATCCAGGTTACCTGCAAATGAGTTTTTTGGCCCAGTATTTAATGTAGTAATTTACGATGAAAACAGTGAAATATTAGAATGGTTGTACTTGCCGGAGAATATTGAATCGACGATGGGAATTAGCGTCTTTGGTGCTCCACTTTTGGCTGAAGTATTAACTAGTCAACATATGGTTGCAATTGATGCTTCGCTGTTTGATATTGAAAGCGGTAACAATGCATTTGGTGGATATGGCTGTCGAGCTAATTACGTAAGGTTTGGAAACTACCATGAGAGCCGGCCACTCTTGATTTCCCGTGAAGTGGCTTTGTTATATGGTCAAAAGAGTTAG
- a CDS encoding thiamine pyrophosphate-binding protein — MNKYQGVNIWDLYAQKLLEAGIKTIFGMVGDGQGLLEAAYKRGDFEVWTARDQRIAVGMAMGYAQKTGKPSVFVTSPGPGLANSAMGILEAFSAAVPMVIVSNGTSRDSRGKAMFQEMDAISFMKPITKWCYRVESPDQALWALQRAFHYAINGKPGPVFIELPDDLIIEDFVESELALPVVPLRSVANPDTIERVAKALEKAERPVFIAGGGCRGKQAEQIFREFADIHSAAVFTTASARGIVNEHAPNSFGLIGLYTVPEAKVLLQEADLVLIVGSQLEETAFMGWNELAMSKTTIQIDTDYESLCRSLTTDYVLLGDAYYTLRELNMRIKSKFINRKAWQQQIQSVKESILNKWLEVDYETQPVRATLMMLAEQFGADLQLVQDNGLHDMWGYVYPVYAVQPPGRTFVPGEMTALGLPLGVALGTKLAAREQPVVAVIGDGSFQMGNSAVVTAVDYGLGITFVILDNGGFSWPRHQQTKLGNQSVGCVFDTKQDWSNLADTAGALLFRPSNRDELANILARAKRLNLEGKVVIVQLSFDWNQDIPVIVTSHNN; from the coding sequence GTGAATAAATATCAAGGTGTAAATATTTGGGATCTGTATGCACAGAAACTTTTAGAAGCAGGAATCAAAACCATTTTCGGTATGGTTGGTGACGGACAAGGATTGCTTGAGGCAGCATATAAGCGAGGTGACTTTGAGGTTTGGACAGCTCGCGACCAACGTATTGCGGTTGGTATGGCTATGGGATATGCACAGAAAACTGGTAAACCATCCGTGTTTGTAACAAGTCCTGGTCCGGGATTAGCAAACTCAGCAATGGGTATATTGGAAGCGTTTTCCGCTGCTGTTCCCATGGTGATTGTTTCAAATGGTACATCGCGTGATTCGCGTGGCAAAGCAATGTTTCAAGAGATGGATGCCATCTCATTCATGAAACCAATTACGAAATGGTGCTACCGAGTCGAATCACCAGATCAGGCACTATGGGCGCTGCAACGTGCATTCCATTACGCGATCAATGGAAAACCTGGACCTGTTTTCATAGAACTACCAGATGATCTAATTATTGAGGATTTTGTGGAAAGTGAGTTAGCGCTACCAGTAGTACCATTGAGATCAGTTGCTAATCCAGATACGATTGAGCGTGTGGCAAAGGCTCTTGAAAAAGCGGAACGTCCTGTTTTTATCGCGGGTGGTGGGTGCCGTGGTAAGCAAGCGGAACAAATATTTCGAGAGTTTGCAGATATTCATAGCGCTGCAGTGTTTACTACTGCATCTGCTCGTGGCATTGTCAATGAACATGCCCCAAATTCATTTGGTTTAATTGGGCTTTACACAGTACCTGAAGCGAAGGTCTTACTACAAGAGGCAGATCTTGTACTTATCGTTGGGAGCCAGTTAGAGGAAACTGCATTTATGGGATGGAATGAATTGGCGATGTCCAAGACAACGATTCAGATTGACACAGACTATGAGTCACTATGTCGATCACTAACAACAGATTATGTGTTGTTGGGGGATGCTTACTATACATTACGTGAACTCAATATGAGAATCAAATCAAAGTTCATCAACCGTAAGGCTTGGCAGCAACAGATTCAGTCTGTTAAAGAAAGTATTTTGAATAAATGGTTGGAAGTAGATTATGAGACACAACCAGTAAGAGCAACTCTAATGATGTTAGCTGAACAATTTGGGGCTGATTTACAGTTAGTACAGGATAATGGTCTACATGACATGTGGGGGTATGTCTATCCTGTGTATGCAGTCCAACCACCTGGGCGTACGTTTGTACCGGGTGAAATGACAGCGCTTGGATTGCCGTTAGGAGTAGCTCTCGGAACTAAGCTAGCTGCACGAGAGCAGCCTGTAGTAGCGGTAATTGGTGATGGTTCTTTCCAAATGGGGAATAGTGCTGTAGTAACAGCTGTTGATTATGGCCTTGGTATTACTTTTGTTATTTTAGATAACGGTGGGTTTTCGTGGCCACGTCATCAACAAACCAAATTGGGAAACCAATCAGTTGGTTGTGTATTTGATACGAAACAGGACTGGAGTAATTTGGCGGATACGGCAGGGGCTCTTTTATTTCGTCCGAGCAATCGTGATGAATTGGCCAATATATTGGCTCGTGCGAAACGGCTTAATTTGGAAGGGAAAGTAGTAATTGTCCAACTCTCATTTGATTGGAACCAAGACATTCCTGTTATTGTAACTAGCCACAATAATTAA
- a CDS encoding AMP-binding protein, translating into MQPKIYIGNENYTTYLEHLTDQTMTVLKEAGVQSRQIVALAVADSLYFLAIYEACLRIGAVPAILGNVTKPEEIAMHIQAHTLCRLNSDGVLVLHQIDVQEPRTKLPAEISIICRTSGSTDNPKFVMWSSAGIEYQSDATISHLGYGGAEECILLTIPIWGAYGISVVNIWKKMRCTLVLPEQFRPRYLSTLIQSRGVTIVETMPVMLQNWYRWFVSDQERMNLLKGVKVWDSGGDLLPFTLAKNWKDELGVPILDGYGLCEAGPNVSLNSPTAWKISTIGKPLPGTEVKINGKGELSVKSPSVMAGYWPPHLHESVIDTDGWLSTGDLAEFDADGFIRLLGRTKNILIVNGYNVIPEVVEETLCKHSQVERAYVVGHYQGAKGHRVYAFIVPIAGSDIKTIDLRKHSEEWLEAPSRPHQYVLIDKVPVKSSGKVDRQALLELLP; encoded by the coding sequence ATGCAACCAAAAATTTATATTGGAAATGAAAATTATACAACTTACTTAGAACATTTGACTGATCAAACAATGACTGTTCTGAAGGAAGCGGGTGTGCAGTCAAGGCAGATAGTCGCCCTGGCAGTTGCCGATTCTTTATACTTTTTGGCGATCTATGAAGCTTGTTTGCGCATTGGGGCAGTCCCTGCAATTCTTGGCAATGTGACGAAACCAGAAGAGATTGCTATGCATATTCAGGCTCATACTTTATGTAGGCTGAATTCAGATGGAGTTCTAGTTTTACACCAAATTGATGTACAAGAGCCTCGTACAAAATTGCCTGCCGAAATTTCAATCATCTGTCGAACATCGGGTTCCACAGATAATCCAAAGTTCGTGATGTGGTCGAGTGCAGGCATCGAATATCAATCAGATGCTACTATCTCACATTTGGGATATGGTGGAGCAGAAGAATGTATTTTGTTAACAATACCTATTTGGGGAGCATATGGGATTAGTGTAGTTAATATTTGGAAAAAAATGAGGTGCACTCTTGTTCTCCCAGAGCAATTCAGACCTCGTTATCTTTCTACTTTGATTCAATCACGGGGCGTGACAATTGTAGAAACAATGCCAGTTATGTTGCAAAATTGGTATCGTTGGTTTGTATCCGATCAAGAGCGGATGAATTTACTAAAAGGAGTAAAGGTCTGGGATTCTGGCGGAGACCTTTTACCGTTTACGCTTGCAAAGAATTGGAAGGATGAGCTGGGAGTTCCGATTCTAGATGGATACGGTTTATGTGAAGCTGGACCAAATGTATCACTAAACAGTCCAACCGCTTGGAAAATCTCTACAATTGGTAAACCGTTACCAGGTACAGAGGTTAAGATTAATGGTAAGGGAGAATTATCGGTTAAGAGCCCGAGCGTTATGGCAGGATACTGGCCACCTCATTTGCATGAAAGCGTTATCGACACTGATGGGTGGCTTTCTACTGGTGATTTGGCGGAATTTGATGCAGACGGATTCATTCGTTTACTAGGTCGAACAAAAAATATCTTGATTGTTAATGGTTATAATGTGATTCCCGAAGTTGTGGAGGAAACGTTGTGCAAGCATTCGCAGGTCGAGCGAGCATATGTAGTGGGACATTATCAAGGAGCAAAAGGTCACAGAGTTTATGCGTTCATCGTACCAATAGCAGGGAGTGATATAAAGACTATTGATCTTCGCAAACATTCTGAGGAATGGCTTGAGGCTCCGAGTCGGCCGCATCAGTATGTTCTCATAGATAAGGTGCCGGTGAAAAGTTCAGGGAAAGTAGACCGACAAGCTTTGTTGGAATTACTTCCCTAA
- a CDS encoding beta-ketoacyl synthase N-terminal-like domain-containing protein — protein MREHKGRVAISGIGLVSPYGSGYETFVEGLFEGRNVIRQISNFDTSHLRNTQGGQVPDNLIDKKSRRTRAEQLLALALQEALLGAKLNYEQIEKKRITAFLSAIIGDSNAQVDLGMRGNEWLQDLSPLIREIYPQINSTVKVTAACATVGKGVSLAHSLIMNGQADIALICGSDVLNTYDYSSLSILRAITKEIALPFDVKRNGIIIGEGAGTIVLESEKSVRARGHEPLGWLEGCAFRIGRSGKNMVDLDLESIADCIAAALQHSKVEKIDYVHAHATGTKQGDTVECQAILQTLPNATSVPVSSHKGAVGHLLRCSGFLGIAAGLGALERQEVPPTVGLIEPDPKCNVKHVVLNKQKVDVQTVLMNSWGFCGNYTSLVISHPSLYPYIRTE, from the coding sequence ATGAGAGAACATAAAGGGCGAGTAGCAATTAGTGGAATCGGGTTGGTTTCACCGTATGGAAGTGGTTATGAAACATTTGTTGAAGGATTATTTGAAGGGCGGAATGTTATTCGACAAATCAGTAATTTTGATACATCGCATTTGCGCAACACACAGGGAGGGCAGGTCCCTGATAACCTTATCGATAAGAAAAGTAGACGGACAAGAGCTGAGCAATTATTAGCACTAGCATTGCAGGAGGCACTTTTAGGAGCTAAATTAAATTATGAACAAATAGAGAAGAAGCGGATTACAGCTTTTTTGTCAGCAATCATTGGAGACTCAAATGCTCAGGTGGACTTGGGAATGAGAGGCAATGAATGGTTGCAGGACCTTTCGCCACTAATTCGCGAGATTTACCCACAAATTAATTCTACAGTAAAAGTGACAGCTGCCTGTGCTACCGTAGGTAAAGGTGTTAGTCTTGCACATAGCCTAATAATGAATGGGCAGGCTGATATTGCATTAATTTGTGGTTCGGATGTGTTAAATACATATGATTATTCGAGTTTGAGTATTTTGCGTGCAATTACAAAGGAGATTGCTCTTCCATTTGATGTTAAGCGTAACGGAATAATTATTGGCGAAGGCGCTGGTACTATCGTACTTGAATCAGAAAAAAGCGTACGAGCTCGAGGTCATGAACCACTGGGTTGGCTTGAAGGATGCGCCTTTCGTATTGGACGTAGTGGGAAAAATATGGTCGATCTCGATTTAGAAAGTATAGCTGATTGTATTGCAGCCGCGTTGCAGCATAGTAAAGTAGAAAAAATCGACTATGTGCATGCGCATGCAACAGGTACGAAACAAGGGGATACAGTAGAATGTCAAGCAATCTTGCAGACATTGCCGAATGCCACAAGCGTACCTGTCAGTTCACATAAAGGAGCTGTTGGACATCTCTTACGCTGTTCTGGCTTTTTGGGAATTGCAGCAGGACTTGGAGCATTGGAGCGGCAGGAAGTACCTCCAACTGTCGGTTTGATTGAGCCGGATCCAAAATGTAATGTGAAGCATGTAGTGTTGAACAAACAGAAAGTAGATGTACAGACAGTTCTTATGAACAGTTGGGGATTCTGTGGCAACTACACCTCGCTCGTAATAAGCCATCCGTCCTTATATCCGTATATTAGGACGGAATAG
- a CDS encoding ABC-2 family transporter protein encodes MYKYAILSKITLNNNLAYSFNVLTSALATLISLVAYRQIWGTLLDGTNPQNQSMSLMDMTTYITISMILGGLYATNDIIYEISNKIRSGDIILDMQKPWDYQFTIFAKSIGKMLSNIITVVLPVIVIVTLFMPVHLPTSWFTWMVMMISILFAIVINFSIWFIVGLLSFVFVEVWGLEILFSLIITFLSGKVIPMSYFPSSIINIIQWLPFRGIYDIPLSIITNVTDTNQYGDVLLFQAAWLFVLVVLGRLMLKCVGKSLITVGG; translated from the coding sequence GTGTATAAGTATGCCATTCTTTCTAAAATTACCTTAAATAACAATTTGGCTTATAGTTTTAATGTGCTCACCTCTGCTCTAGCTACCTTAATTTCTTTGGTGGCATATCGTCAAATTTGGGGAACGCTGTTAGATGGTACAAATCCACAAAACCAGTCTATGTCTCTGATGGACATGACAACGTATATTACAATTTCTATGATTTTAGGAGGTTTGTACGCCACAAATGACATTATATACGAGATTAGCAATAAAATTCGTAGCGGTGACATCATACTGGATATGCAGAAACCTTGGGATTATCAATTTACGATATTTGCTAAGAGTATTGGGAAAATGCTTTCGAACATAATAACAGTTGTTTTGCCTGTTATTGTTATTGTTACATTGTTCATGCCAGTTCACTTGCCGACTTCCTGGTTCACGTGGATGGTAATGATGATTAGTATATTGTTCGCAATCGTAATCAATTTTTCCATATGGTTTATTGTTGGATTACTTTCTTTTGTATTTGTTGAGGTTTGGGGACTTGAAATTCTCTTTTCACTGATAATCACATTTTTGTCAGGTAAGGTAATTCCTATGTCCTATTTTCCATCATCGATTATTAATATTATTCAATGGCTTCCCTTCCGTGGGATTTATGACATCCCACTCTCTATTATAACGAATGTAACGGACACTAACCAATATGGAGATGTGTTATTGTTTCAAGCTGCCTGGCTTTTTGTATTAGTTGTGCTTGGTCGCTTGATGTTAAAGTGTGTGGGAAAATCGTTGATTACTGTTGGAGGGTAA
- a CDS encoding ABC-2 family transporter protein: protein MRYFKLYFILQKANIQSRLMYPFNLFIGIISILFYGIFSTLFAWVLTSKFPIISGWNFYEMLFNISFNLLCYSLTTVFFVVHDIDTLVRNGEFDRILIRPMNSLFQFVSRRLDINTIGVVIYAIGTLFYSGSHLRHWDALSIMMAVVLLICGFITSTSISLILASTAFKTLQTRGLFAIKEVCYENFCEYPLNIFSRPIQYIFTVIFPMGFIGFYPSVTLLNKSGLSIVKNVTFWWCVVVAVILLTLSVSIWNRCIKSYASAGS, encoded by the coding sequence ATGAGATATTTTAAACTTTATTTCATCTTGCAGAAAGCGAACATACAGTCGAGGTTAATGTATCCATTCAATTTATTTATAGGTATTATAAGTATTTTGTTTTATGGGATTTTCTCAACATTGTTTGCTTGGGTTTTAACAAGTAAATTCCCCATAATTTCTGGTTGGAACTTTTATGAGATGCTGTTCAATATCTCATTTAACTTGTTGTGTTATTCACTGACTACAGTATTTTTTGTGGTACATGACATTGATACGCTTGTTCGCAATGGTGAATTTGATCGTATTTTGATTAGACCGATGAATTCCTTGTTCCAGTTTGTTTCCCGCAGGCTTGATATAAACACAATTGGTGTAGTTATCTATGCTATTGGGACACTCTTTTACTCTGGGTCTCATTTAAGACATTGGGATGCTCTCTCCATTATGATGGCAGTTGTGCTTTTGATTTGTGGTTTTATTACTTCAACATCAATCAGTTTAATTCTTGCATCAACTGCGTTCAAAACATTGCAGACTCGAGGATTATTTGCGATAAAGGAAGTTTGTTATGAAAACTTCTGTGAGTATCCGTTAAATATCTTTTCACGTCCAATTCAATATATTTTTACTGTGATTTTCCCCATGGGATTTATTGGGTTTTATCCGAGTGTGACATTGTTGAACAAAAGCGGGTTATCAATTGTAAAAAATGTGACGTTCTGGTGGTGTGTAGTAGTAGCTGTTATTTTATTGACACTCAGTGTCAGTATTTGGAATCGGTGTATCAAGTCATATGCAAGTGCAGGGTCATAA
- a CDS encoding ATP-binding cassette domain-containing protein, protein MNIVEANHLVRDYNVYQKKSMVPFLRGQATSKRVIDDISLTIKEGEFVGYLGPNGAGKSTTIKMLSGVLTPTSGEVRVMGLNPFKQRKKHAYNIGVLYGQRTQLWWDLPLIKSFELLQAVYGIPKELYKERIDYFVEYLEISEFLYRPVRQLSLGQRMKGEIVAALLHAPPLLFLDEPTIGLDLMAKEKIQNFLRMINKEQNVTVILTSHNMDDIKKLCSRIILIDHGKIMLDGTQEDLKQFIPHKKTLSLDLSKGQSLNYSSLSFTPNSQIENKLIFEVKHDEEIPVLISEISQQALIKNISIEDVDIEDVVKEMYRTRTYDLVKN, encoded by the coding sequence ATGAATATAGTTGAAGCAAATCATTTGGTACGTGACTATAATGTTTACCAGAAGAAAAGTATGGTTCCATTCTTACGTGGTCAAGCTACTTCAAAACGTGTAATAGATGACATTAGCTTAACTATCAAGGAAGGAGAATTTGTTGGTTATCTTGGACCGAATGGAGCTGGAAAGTCGACGACAATCAAGATGTTGTCTGGTGTGCTGACCCCGACGTCTGGAGAGGTTCGTGTTATGGGACTAAATCCATTCAAACAGCGTAAAAAGCATGCCTATAATATAGGTGTTTTATACGGACAACGGACTCAGTTGTGGTGGGATCTTCCTTTGATTAAATCATTCGAGTTATTGCAAGCGGTTTATGGAATTCCAAAAGAGCTGTATAAAGAGCGTATTGATTATTTTGTGGAATATCTAGAGATAAGTGAGTTTTTATATCGGCCGGTACGTCAATTGTCACTTGGTCAACGGATGAAAGGTGAGATTGTTGCAGCACTTTTACATGCACCACCACTACTTTTCCTTGATGAACCGACAATTGGCCTGGATTTAATGGCGAAGGAGAAAATTCAAAACTTTTTACGTATGATTAACAAAGAGCAGAATGTTACCGTTATCTTGACTTCGCACAATATGGACGATATTAAGAAGCTGTGTAGCCGTATCATTTTAATTGATCATGGAAAAATCATGTTAGACGGTACGCAGGAAGACCTGAAGCAATTTATTCCTCATAAGAAAACGTTAAGCCTCGATTTGAGTAAAGGACAGTCTCTCAATTATTCCAGTCTCTCCTTTACTCCGAATAGTCAAATAGAGAATAAACTGATTTTTGAGGTGAAGCATGATGAGGAAATTCCAGTCTTGATTAGTGAAATTTCTCAACAGGCTTTGATTAAAAATATTTCTATTGAAGATGTCGACATAGAAGATGTTGTGAAGGAAATGTATCGGACAAGAACGTATGATTTAGTTAAAAACTAA